The Terriglobus roseus sequence TGACGGTGACGGAGCTCAGGCCCTTGTAGTTGATCTCGCCAATGGTCGGTTTTTCCGACACATAGATGATCAACTGCGCGCAGCCATTGCCCTCAGCACGTTCAATGATGATGTTCTCGAAGAAGCCTGAGTTCCACAGCGAATTGAAATCGCGCTCAACCGTGGCGGCGTCGTACGGATTGCCCTGGCGCGAGAAGAGCCGGGCGAGAATGGATTCCTTCGGGTAGCGGCGGTTGCCGATGACCTGGGGAGCGCACAGCGGTTCCTCCGCCGAGGGCGCCGCACTGGGCAGAGCCGTAGGGACAACCGGCCGCCCCGCAGTCTGCGCCCATGCGCCCGCAGGCAGCATGCCGGCAACCAGTACAGCCGCCATGGAGAGCCCAACGGCTCGCTCTCCAACGGTGGCGCGACCGGCCCCGATCAAACGATGAAGTGAGGAGTACCGCACATTCCGATGCTCATGGTCTGGGACGCCGACGGCGCCCTGTTTTACGGTTTTGATAACAACACCCTCACTGCCTGAAACTCGCCCGCACGCGCTTCCGCGAGGTCTCCGTTCGCGCGGTCTGCGTGTACGTATGTACGAAAGACGATTATAGGGGAACGAAGAGAGCGCGACCACGCCCGCAATCTCGTACAAGGTATCGAAGATCGCACTGTGCACCGAGCTTGGTGCAGCCCACCGAGTATTTTGAGGCGAATCTGCTTCGACCGAGGACCTGTGCGGCTTTGGCATTCCCGCAGTCGCAGCGGAAAATATGCAAATGCAGCGAGCCGAGGCCAGCCTCTGTGCACCTCTCATCCTGCGTTCAGGAAAGATGGCGATCCAGGCACGCGCCCGCAAAAAACTTCATACGCGTGAAGTGGCGCAAAGAAAGTAGCGTTCCTCGCCACCTTTCACGCGTCTCATCCTATGAACCCAACTGCTGGCCGAAACTTGCACCGCTTGAATCGCGATGCGTGTCCAGACGAGACGGTCCCTGAGGAGTTGCCTTGAAGCGGAAGCTGTCTGTGACCATCGTTCGCCACGCTGCGGCCCTGCTGGCCCTCACGGCCTGCCTGGCGGGCACAGCCCAGCAGGCATCTGCGCCGCGACTCCTCAACGCGCAGTACACACGCAACACGCCCCGCAACATAACCGGGACGGTGCATGATGGTGGCAACGAGCCGCTGCGGGGCGCTGTCGTCCAGGTGGAGCAGGAGGGCACGATGGTCATCCAGAGCTACGTCACGGATGAGCGCGGGACCTACCGCATACGCAACCTGAGTTCCAACAGCGACTACCAGGTATGGGCCACCTTCCGGGGACACCATTCGAAGCACTTCGACATCAGCAAATTCGACAAACAGGCCGACCGCGATATTGCGCTGGTCATCGATCTGACGAAGGAGTAGCTGCTCGTGCTCCCGTTGACAGCGACGCGAGCAACGAGAACAACCGTATACTCAAGAAGCAGGCGGACCGAACGATCGCTGCTGCCCTACGCACGTTTGTTGGGGCAGGGGAGGAAAGTCCGGACTCCGAGGGGCAGTGTGCCGGGTAACGCCCGGGATCGGCGCTTCAAGGCGACGAGACGGCCAGTGCCACAGAGAAGATACCGCCCTGAGCAATCGGGGTAAGGGTGAAAAGGTGCGGTAAGAGCGCACCGCGCCGGCAGTAATGCAGGCGGCATGGTAAACCCCACACGGAGCAAGACCAAATAGGCGGGAAGACTGCCTCCGCGCAAGCAGAGGCAAGATGCGTGCCGGCCCGGCGCGCCAGACTCGCGGGTAGGTTGCTGGAGCCATGCAGCAATGCATGGCCTAGAGGAATGATCGTTCAGGGCAGCAATGCCCGGACAGAATCCGGCTTACAGGTCCGCCTGCACATTAATCAGGGATTCAATCCCGCCGAAATAGCGGCTGACCCATGTCTCGCCTTTGAGACATGGGTTCTACCTCGGTGATCCCGCACGGGGATACCCGCGCGCTGCTCGTCTCAGGCACGAGACTAGCGGCACACGGCTTCGCTACTTGACCCAAGTCCCATCGTTTCCGACAAACAGCACGCTATGCACAGCGGCCAGGTGCAGCAAGGTAATGCTGAGGCCGATGGCGATGACGTCCTCCAGCAAAGCGACCGGCAGATCCGGCACCTTCAACGCAGTAACCACGCGCGTGCGCACGAACCAGCCGCCGAACGCCCCCGCAACGCCTCCAAGGGCGCCAAGCGCAGCGGCCGCGAAGAGGTTCAGTTGCAACGGCTGAGCCAGCAGCACGCCACCCAGGGCTCCGAAGACGATGCGCGCGCCGAGGCCCGGTGCCGCAGTGCGGGCCGGTGTGTTCGGCAGCTTGTCGCCGATATATTCCCCAAGCGCCGCCAGCGTGAAGATACCCACAGCGATGAGTGATGCCGTGAACGAGCGCCAGCCGGAGAAGTGCAGCAGTTGCCGATAGGCGAACCAGCAGAGCACGGCGATCGGCGTCATGGCGCGCAGCCCCGTGCACGCGCCCAGGAGAGTTACCAGCAGAAGATTCATGCTGCCTAGCTTGCACCACCGCGGCTCGGAATTCCAGTACAGTCTTCACCGGAAGAAGCAGCGCAGCGACCACGGGTTGTGATCGCTGCGTTCCTGCTTAGCGAGTCGACGGCAGTTGCAGCATCATGCTGCTGCTGCCGGCGGTCTCCACGCTGGGCAGTTGGCCGTTCCATCGTTCAATCAGCGCGCGCTGATTCTCCAGGGAACGCAGTTGCAGTAACTGCGGCGTGATGCTGGTCTGCCGAATGCGGTTGGCCTCCGCCTCACCCTGCGCACGGGTTACGCTGCTCTTCGCCTCGCCCTCCGCCTCCGCCACCTGCTTGGCAGCTTCCGCCTGGGTCTTGGCAAGTTCATTGCGAGCACGCTCTGCATCCTGGATCGCCTGAGCCTTACCCGTGATGGCATTCGCAATCACAGCGGGGACACGCGGCGCACCGATAAAGCCAAACTGCTGGATGCCGACACCCACTGCATCCATCTGTTGCTGAATGTGGCGCTGCACCTCATTCAGAAAAGCAGCCTTCTGCTCCCCGTAGATCTGCTCGACCGTGTAAGTCGATGCCACTTCATTCAGCGAGTTACGCACCACATCGCGAAGAATACCGTGCGTGAACTGGCCCAGGTCCGTGACCCGGTATTTTACATAGAAGTCAGGCACGCGCTTCGGCTCGATCGAGTAACTCAGACTTACATCCGAATAGATCTCCATGCCTTCCTTCGAGTTGAAGCTCATCGCTTCATCCGTCGCGCGACCTTCATTCAGATCGCGAGTCCACTTCACGGTCTGCACATACGTCGGGAACTCCACAATCTGCGAACGCAGGGGCGAGTAAAAGACCCAGCCAGTACGAATCGGAATCTCGGAAGCACCACGCTGCGAACCGCTGAGCACCACCTCAACACCCACGTGTCCCGCGCCGATGCGCGTGACCGACACGATGTAGTTGAACAGGATCGACAATGCCACAATGCTGGCAGTTAGCATGCCGCCGAGCTTGAATGCAACTTTCAGGCGGCGCATGCCGTCGTCGTCATTGTGATTACTACCATTAAAAACTTCTCCAAAGAGCGTCATCGCGCACTCCTCCTCCAGAGGAGTCGAACCATGGCTAAGAAACCGATCACCGAAACGGCAAGCAGGAGCTCACCCCCATAGAGGGCTTTATCGCTTGGCTTGTTCATCAGGGAGAACGCAGTCACCATCAACTTATAAGAAAGGACGGTAGACAAAAGCGTGAGGACTAACTTACGGTACTGCAGCGTACAATCGCCTGGCAGCGCACTACTTAGCGGCCTAACAACATCTCTATGTTAGATCCGATAACATACCGCTGCTAACTGATCGAAAGTGCTATGGACAGTGCAGGAAACCGGCGTATCATGAGTACAGTGAATTCCTAGGCGCGGCCAACCTGGCGGCGCCTTTCGTATTTTGCGGCTGGTATACCCTGATGCTGCGCATGAAGCTACGCAACGACAAGCTGGAGCCGGGCACACAGCCCGCAACCGAACTCATCTTTGGCGAGTGGTATCCGGCGTTACGGGCGGACACTCTTGCCAGGGGCAAAAGCACGACACTGCTTCTGCTGGGTGTGCCCCTGCTGATGGGTCGCAAGAACGATGGCAGCGTCTTTGCCATGCGGGACCTCTGTCCGCACCGCGGCATCCCTCTCTCCGCCGGCTGGTTCGACGGCGAGACAGTTCAGTGCCGCTACCATGGCTGGAAGTTCGAACCATGCGGTGGGCAGTGTACGGAAATCCCCTCGCTCACACAGATCGACACACTCGAGCCCTCGAAGATCTACGCTGGCGCCTACCCTTCCCGCGAGCTCGACGGCTACGCCTGGGTCTATCTGCCGGAAGCCGGCGCAGGCCGCATCACCGACGAGTCCAAGCTGCCGCCCGTTCCCGAAGTGCCCAAGTTCTCCCCGAAGTTTCGCAGCGCCCACCTCACCGCGGACCTTCCCTGCAACGTGGACCACGGCATTATCGGCCTCATGGATCCGGCGCACGGACCGTTCGTGCACCAGGCATGGTGGTGGCGCAGCTCCGCGTCCATCCACGAGAAGACGAAGCACTTTGAGCCCATCCCCGACGGCTTCCGCATGAGTTCCCACGCACCCAGCAAGAACTCCGCGCCGTACAAGCTGCTGGGTGTCTACGGGCAGGACGTGACGACCACCATCGACTTCACGCTGCCAAACCGGCGCTACGAAGTGATCCGCGCCGGCGAGAAGTGGTTCGCTTCCCTCACCACCGTCACGCCGGTCACGCCATCGTCATGCCGCATCGATGTCATGGCGTGCTGGAACATCTTCTACAACGTCCCGCTGGTACCCACCATCGCCTCCTACTTCGGCGCAAAGTTCGTCCGGCAGGACCAGGAAACCATGGTGCAACAAGCCGAAGGCCTACGCTACCGCCCCGCCATGATGCTGATCGACGACGCCGACAAACCCGCAAAGTGGTACTTCGCCCTCAAGCAACGCAGACTCACCGGCAAAGGGGAACACCCACTACAGGGGCCAGTCGAACTGCACTGGCGCTCGTAATCGATTCACGACTCACAACGATCTTGTCATCCTGAGCGAAGCGCAGCGGAGTCGAAGAACCTGCATTCTAATGGTCGTGCCGGAAATATGCACAGCAAGACCTGTAGATCTCGACCATCCACATTTTTGCGACTGCAAACGGAATGCAGGTCCTTCGACTGCACTTCGCTGCGCTCCGTTCCGCTCAGGATGACAAATCTTTACGACAAGAGCCAGGTCGCACTCTACCGCTGAATCGTCACGCTCTTGATCATCACCGGCGTAATCGGCCGGTTATGCCCCGTCCGCGGCACCCTCGCCATGCGATGCACCAACTCCACCGTCGCATCATCGCACTGCCCAAAGACGGTGAACTTGTTATCCAGCGTGTGCGCCGGCGCGTCCATCACAAAGAACGATGAGTCATTCTTCTCCGGCCCATCATTCGCCATCGCCAGCCGTCCGGGCCGGTCAAAGGTCAGCCCCGGCACCGGCTCAATGCCGTAAGCAAACCCTGCATCCTCCGCACCACCGGGATAGTCCTGCTGCTGCACCATGAAGTCGGGGATCACACGGTTGAAGTGCAGACCGTTATAAAACGGCTTTGTGGTCGTGATGTGCGTGGTGGGGTTGGTCCACGGCCGCTTGCCCTCCGCTAATTCCATGAATGTTGCCGTGGCGATCGGCGCCTGTTCGGTAAACAGCTTGCAAGTGAGCGTTCCCATTGTGGTGTCGATCACCGCGGTCGGCCCCTTCGGATCGGGGGATGGCAGCGTCTCGAGTGCGGGCGGCACGGGCTGCGGCACGATCTTCTTCGGATCGACATCCGGCGCAACGGGCGGCATCGGCTGGCCCGGCTGCACGATGGTCAATTTGTTGATGGCGATCGCCTTATCCGTGCGATTGCCCACGATCATCATGGCGTGCGAGATCTGCGCTGCGACCGCCACACCCGCGTCATCGCACTGCCCGAAGATCGCTCCGCGATGGCCCTTGTCGAACTCATCATCCGCGTGCAGCGTGATCAGGTAGAACGAACTGCTCACCTCGCCCAGCCGCGTCGCCATCGCAAGACGCCCAGGCCGGTCGAAGGTAACACCGGGAATCTTCTCCTCCTCGATGGGATCGTTCGCCGCGCCCTCTCCGCCGCCATAGCGGTCGCCGCCGCGAATACCGTCTGCAATGCCCGCGATGGCCGTGCCGTCATAGAACGGCGTGTTGTGCACGACGGACAGGTTCAGGTGGTCGTGCCAGTCCTTCGTACCCTGCGCCAGTGCAATGAAGTTAGCAACCGTCTTCGGCGCCTGCTTCGCGTACAGGCGGCAGCTAATGCGACCCATGGTCGTGTCGAAGACTGCCGTCGGCCCCGTCGGCTCAGGCCCCCGGTGTGGCTGGGCGAACGCGAAGGCGTTCGACAGGAGCAGGAAAGTGACGGCGGCAACGTTGCGCATGCACATTGCCTCATGATTTCACGAAGCAGCACCGTCTTCGCGTGGCAAGATGGGAGCGGAAAGCGGAGGTCAGGAATGCGAAGAATCGTATCGGTCGGTCTGCTCCTAGCAGGTTCAGCTGGGGTATACGCGCCTGCACAAACAACCTCTGCAGATGATGCGACCTTTCAGAAACTCCAGAACGATTGGGCAGAGGCCCGCAAAAAGCAGGACGTCCCATTCCTGGAACGCTTTTATACCGCTGAGTTCAGCGTCGGAAACATGAATGGCCAGGAGGCTACCCGCGAGCAGGACATCGACATGTTCCGCAGCAAAATCCTGAAGCCGGCAGTCATCACCGATACAGCCATGAAGGTCGTACGTATGGGAGACGCGGCGATGGTCACGGGCGCGGAACATCTCGAAGGCATCTACGCGGGACATAGCGGTTCGTACGATCTGCGCTTCACAAATGTGTATGTCCATCGGGATGGCCGTTGGCAACTGCTGCGACACCAGGCGACCCCGATTGGCAAGCCCTAAGTGTTCTCCAACGCACGTTCCAACTCCACCCTACCGTTCGTCACAAGACGTCCATGTCCGGTCGCAATACAGACCATCCGACATTCCAATAAGCGACGTGCCGACGCATCCGCTAACTGGAAATCCCACGTTGCCATCTTCGGCAGCGGGAAGTACCAGGGCGGATTCGTAACCGGATGCAGGCCCCCAATGGAGGTCAGGGCGTCGCCCGCGAAGAGCGTGCCGTCTCGCTCATCCAGAAAACTCATGTGCCCCGGTGTATGGCCCGGCGTACTGATGCAGCGCAGCGATCCGTAGAGTTCGCCATCGGTCAGCGTGTGTGTGGGCCTCGACTTCGCGCCGGGATAACTGCCCTTCAGTTTGCCCTTCGGTTCGTCCGCCCGGAGCGTCATGTCCTTATGCAACAAAGGCGCTTCCCGTTCGCTGATCGCAACATCCACCCCGCCCAGCAAATCATGCAAGGCGTCCAGCGAACCGATGTGATCTCCGTGTGCGTGCGTCAGCAGAATGCGCCGGATTTCGCCGCCGAACTCCCGCGCGGCCGCTGCGATCTGCTTCGCGCAACCACCTACGGACGTATCGATCACCGTGAATCCATCAGCCTCGCGCAGCAGGTAACAGTTGGAAAAACCAAGGAAGGTGATCTGGCGGAGATTGTTGCTGTGCTGTGTGATTTTCATCGCGATGCACCATACCGGTTCAATTCGAGCGAATCCAGAAGTAAGGATGCGAAGCGCGCGACGCGGTTTGTTTGGAACTCCGGATTCTGCGCCCTTCCAACGCCCCATAGAATCGTGAAGGCATGAATCGTGAAGGCATCAATGTAGACCCGCAAGGCCGCGTTGCAATCGTTCTGGTGCGTGCGCGCAATCCGCTCAACATCGGCGCAGCCGCTCGCGCGATGAGTAACTTCGGCTTTGACGATCTGCGCGTGGTGAACGACTATGACGTACCGTTCGCCGAGGCGCGGTCCGCAATCGATGCTGCCCCCGTGCTGGCCGCGGCGCGGCAGTTTGGCAGTGTGGCCGACGCCATCGCGGACTGCACACTGGTCTTCGGCACAACAGCCCTGGGCGATCGCCGCCTGCAGCATCCCGTTGAACTGCTTCGCGACGCCGGACCACACGCACAGGCGGCGAGAATGGCTGGCGGCACCGTTGCCATCCTCTTCGGATCGGAGAAGACCGGCCTGTCCGCCGAGGAGATGAGCCACTGCCACCGCCTGCTCACCATCCCGATGCACCGCGGCGGCGTCTCCATGAACCTGGGCCAGGCCGTCGCCGTCTGCCTGTATGAACTGGCGCGCGATGGCGCCGCTCCGCGCACACTGCCGGAAGAAGCACGGCCCGCAACCGCTGCGGAACTGGCGCGTTATGAGACGCTTTTGCGCGAGGTGCTGGTTACCAGCGAGTACGACCGGCGCTTCCCCGGCAACATGGGCGAAGACGCTTTGCGTCGCCTTGTCCGAAGACTGGCTCTGCAGGGCGATGACGTGGAAGTGTGGCTGGGCATGTTACGCCAGGTGCTTTGGAAGCTTCGCCAGTAAGCCGCTGATCGCTTGGTACACTCGCCAGCATGAGACTTTCCCATGTGTCCGCCGTTCCGATGTTTCTTTTCGGGACGCTGCTCGTTGCACAACAAAAGGTAGTGACGACGGCGGACTACGCGCGCGCCGAGAGCCGTCTCTCCGGCACCACGGCCGAATTGATCGACCACGCGGTGGCGTCAGTGAATTGGCTGAAGACCAGCCCCGGCACTACCGGTCCCGATCGCTTCTGGTACCGCGACATGGTCGGCAGCAACAGCACCTTCATGCTTGTGGACGCCGCGCAGGGCAAGTCTACGCAGGCGTTCGACCATGCCCGCATGGCATCGGCGCTGAATGCTGCGGGAATCCGCAATGCCTCGCCGGTTCATCTGCCCATCACCGAGATGGAGTTTGCGGACGGGGACAAAACTGCCGTCGTAACCGTCAGCGCGGAACGCTATCGTTGCGACCTGACGGCCTATGCCTGCGCCAAGCAGCCGATTCCGCTAGCCCGCCAGCAGGGCTCGAATGGAACAACGCCGCTGACGGGCGGGAACTCTGCAGCCGTGGATAGCCGTGCAACACAATCGCCGCTGGGGCCCGGCCATGACAAGGCAGTGGTATCCCCGGATGGCAAACGTGCTGTCTTCATTCGCAACTGGAATCTATGGGTCGTCGACACAGGCACCGGCGAAGAGAAGCAGTTGACGACAGACGGCGTCGAGAACTACGGCTACGCTACCGACAACGCCGGCTGGACTCACAGCGATCGCGCTGTCGTGGTGTGGTCTCCCGACTCGAAGATGGTGGCCACCTTCCAGCAGGACCAGCGCAAGACCGGGATGATGTATCTGGTCACCACCAACGTCGGCCATCCTTCGCTACAGGCCTGGAAATACCCCTTCGCCGGCGACAAGGATGTCACCATGATCGAGCGCGTGATCATCGATACGGACAAGGCCGTTGTGACACGACTGCAGATGCCAGCGGACGAGCACCGCTCGACACTCTGCGATGACATCAGCTGCCGGGGCGGCGGTTGGGATGATGTGCAGTGGGCAGCAGATGGGAAGACCCTGGCGTTTGTCTCCACGTCACGCGACCATCGCAAGGAAGATCTGCGGATGGCCGATGTCGCTACCGGCAAGGTTCGCGATGTTCTGCACGAAGAGGTGCCGACTTATTTTGAGAGCGGCGCCGGCCGCGTCAACTGGCGCTACCTGTCCAAGCGTAATGAAATTCTCTGGTTCAGCGAACGCAGCGACTGGGGCCAGCTTTACCTGTACGACGCGGGCACCGGTCAACTCAAGCATCCGGTCACCACCGGCGACTGGAACGTCGCGCAGGTGATGCGCGTCGATGAGGTGACAGGCGACATCCTGCTGCAGGGCGTGGGCCACGAGAAAGGCTGGGATCCGTACTACGCCGCGCTGTATCGCACGAACCTGGAGGGCGGACCAGTTCGTCTGCTGACACCGGAGAACAGCAACCACAGCCCCAAGCTGAGCGCTGACGGTAAATATTTTGTCGACACCTTCAGCACCACGCAGGTGCCGCCGGTGACGGTGCTGCGCGATACCGAGGGTCGACAGATTGCTGAGATCGCGAAGACCGATATCGCACGCCTGAAGGCATCGGGATGGAAGGCTCCGGAGAGCTTCACGGTGAAGGCTCGTGACGGCAAGACCGATCTGTACGGCATCATGTTCAAGCCGTCGAACTTCGATCCCAAGAAGAAATACCCGATCATCAACTACATCTATCCCGGACCGCAGACCGGCTCGGTGGGCTCGCGTTCGTTTGCTCCATTGCCGGGAGATGAAGCGAGTCTTGCACGCACGCGCGGCTATAACGCCGGTCTCGCGGAACTTGGATTCATCGTGGTGTCGATCGACGGCATGGGAACACCGGGCCGCTCGAAGAAGTTTCATGATGCGTACTTCGGCAATCTCGGCGACAACACACTGCCGGATCAGATCGCCGGCATGAAGGAGCTTGCAGCGAAATACTCCTGGATCGATCTCAGCCATGTCGGTATCTGGGGCCATAGTGGCGGCGGCTATGCCACGGCGGACGCGATGTTCCGGTATCCCGAGTTCTTCAAGGTGGGCTGGTCTGAGAGCGGCAATCACGACAATCGTAACTACGAAGACGACTGGGCCGAGAAGTGGATTGGCGTGAGCGATGCCACCACCAGGCAGGCCTACGAAGATCAGGCCAACCAGTCCCTTGCAAGCCACCTGACAGGCAAGCTGATGCTGACGCACGGCACGACCGACGACAACGTCCCGCCAACAAACACCTTGCTGGTGGTGGATGCGCTGATGCGCGCCGGGAAAGACTTCGATCTGCTGATGATCCCTAACTCGCGTCACGGTTACGGTGACGCAACACCCTACATCTCGCGCCGGCGCTGGGACTATTTTGTGACCAACCTGATGGGGGCCACGCCGCCGAAGGAATACCACTTCAAGTCACCTCAGTAACGACGACAAAAAGGCGGCGGAGCCAATGGCTCCGCCGCCTCTTGCGTTGCAGAAGAGCTACTGCACGATGCCGCTGTCGCCGGTCGCGCCCTTGGCCACGGGCTGCATCTTCCAGCCATCACTGGTCAGTACCAGCGTTGCCTTGCCGTTGTTGGTGGCGGTTAACGCGGTGCGCAACTGCGGAAACGCATTCTGCGTCTCTGCTGCCTGCGCCCAGTCCTTCACATCACCCAGCGTGTAGGTGTAGTTGACCGTGGTGGTGGCACCGGGCTCGGTCCCCGCGGGCGTGTTGCTCACGATGTCCTTCACCTTGCGGTGTGCGTAGCAGAAATTGCCATAGCCAGGCTGGTTCACATTCGGAGTCCAGTTGGTGCGGCCCTTGTCGGTGAGGTCGTAGCTGTTGGCCTCTTTTTTCAGCACCAGCAGCTTTGTCTTCTCGACTGGGGTGCGCGACAGCAGCCCCTGATCGACCAGCGCGTCAAAGGGCATCACCTTGGTCGCATCGTCCTTGTCATGCTGCTGCGGCATCTGGATGGGATCGGGCCACAAGCACTCCGGCCACTGGTCGTAATAGCCGTTGATCGCCGACTTCAGGTTGCTGCTCGTGTCCTTTGGCTGCTTGCAACCAGTGGTGACCAGAAGGGAGGTGGCAGCGAGTGCCACACACAATTGCAGATTAATTCTCATACTCTTCAACTCCAGGGCTTGTGTGAGCCCTCAATTCCGCTCACGCCTGCGATATAGATGCTTGCTCAAAGCAGTTCCGCCGCCCGGCCCGGTGGCTGCGCAGATTGATATGGTGCACATCCGGACGTCGGCTTAGGCTAGCCTTAGGGAGGAGAGCAATTGAGCACGTTGGCCGTCAAGGCAAAATCCGGAACAACGCCGACACGGACGAGCGAGTCGATCGACGACTACCTCAAGGCAGTTTTCACCCTGGGCGGAGATGAGCAGCGCCGCATCGGCAGCTCAGAACTTGCCGTACGTCTGCACGTCGCACCCGCCTCCGTAACCAACATGCTGCAGAAGCTGGCCGCCGAGCGCAAGCCGATGATCGAGTACGAGCGCGGCCGGGGTGTCCGCCTCTCCCTCTCCGGCAGGCGCCGTGCACTGGAGATCGTGCGGCATCATCGCCTGATCGAAACCTTTCTGTTCGAGATTCTGGGCTATCCCATCGAAGACCTGCACGATGAAGCTGAGAAGCTGGAACACTTCATCTCGGAGCACTTCGAACAGCGCATCGCTGCGAAGCTAGGGCATCCTGATACCGACCCGCACGGCCACTGCATTCCTGCGCTGGACGGCACCATGCCGGCGCGTCACGGCGTCAGCTGCCGCTGCGGTCTGGACTAGAAATCCGTCGGAAACAGATGCAACACACCTACATGTAATCCACGCCATACTGCACAGGAATCTGCGTAAAGGCAATCCGCGTGGGGGCCGAATCGCGCGCGGGCAGCATCCCTGCGAAGTGCAGCGTGGTGTGGCCGTACTTCAGGTTCAGCTTGTCCAGCGTGCGAGACAGTTGGCCGCGATTGTCCGCATCCGCAAACAGTGTTGGCTGCTGTTCACTCTCCGGGATCAGCCTCCCCAGCGTGACACCAACAAAGAACGGGCGTTGAAATTCGGGGCCCCTGGGTTGCTGCGACCATAGCTTCTGCAACGCCTCCAGCAGCGATAGCGTGTCCTGGCAGGTCGGAAAGCGCGCCTCCATGCCCCATGCATCGTGCTTGATACCGCTCTGATGGTGTCGAACTTTGCTGCGGCCCTCAGCCTCCTGCCGGTTGAGCTGATAACGGATCGTCAGTCCCAGGGACGCCGTTGCAAGCTTCTCCATCCGAAGTCGCATCGCGGCCTTGTGCAACAGCTTGTGAGCAATGGCCCACGATCCCTCCGGCGAACGATGATCCGGGCCCAGCACGTGCGAGTGGCCCAGAGACTTCTGCATCTCGTTGGGCAGCGGCGCGCCATCATCGCCCGTGTCGTGTCCGCGCAGCCAGTGATACAGCCGGTCGCCCCACACGGAGTTCCACAGCTTGTGCATGCCCTCGCGGTCCAGCTCCAGCAACTGCGGCATCGTTGTGATGCCCTTCCTGATCAGCATCTGCTCGGTCTTCGCGCCGACGCCGGGCAGGTCGCGCAGTTCCAGGTGCGTCAGCGCGCGCGGCAACTGCGACGGCAACAGGCCGATCAGGCCATCCGGCTTCTGCATGTCGCTGGCGATCTTTGCCAGGTAGCGATTTGGAGCCATCCCGATCGAGCAGCGAAGCGTA is a genomic window containing:
- a CDS encoding S9 family peptidase, whose amino-acid sequence is MRLSHVSAVPMFLFGTLLVAQQKVVTTADYARAESRLSGTTAELIDHAVASVNWLKTSPGTTGPDRFWYRDMVGSNSTFMLVDAAQGKSTQAFDHARMASALNAAGIRNASPVHLPITEMEFADGDKTAVVTVSAERYRCDLTAYACAKQPIPLARQQGSNGTTPLTGGNSAAVDSRATQSPLGPGHDKAVVSPDGKRAVFIRNWNLWVVDTGTGEEKQLTTDGVENYGYATDNAGWTHSDRAVVVWSPDSKMVATFQQDQRKTGMMYLVTTNVGHPSLQAWKYPFAGDKDVTMIERVIIDTDKAVVTRLQMPADEHRSTLCDDISCRGGGWDDVQWAADGKTLAFVSTSRDHRKEDLRMADVATGKVRDVLHEEVPTYFESGAGRVNWRYLSKRNEILWFSERSDWGQLYLYDAGTGQLKHPVTTGDWNVAQVMRVDEVTGDILLQGVGHEKGWDPYYAALYRTNLEGGPVRLLTPENSNHSPKLSADGKYFVDTFSTTQVPPVTVLRDTEGRQIAEIAKTDIARLKASGWKAPESFTVKARDGKTDLYGIMFKPSNFDPKKKYPIINYIYPGPQTGSVGSRSFAPLPGDEASLARTRGYNAGLAELGFIVVSIDGMGTPGRSKKFHDAYFGNLGDNTLPDQIAGMKELAAKYSWIDLSHVGIWGHSGGGYATADAMFRYPEFFKVGWSESGNHDNRNYEDDWAEKWIGVSDATTRQAYEDQANQSLASHLTGKLMLTHGTTDDNVPPTNTLLVVDALMRAGKDFDLLMIPNSRHGYGDATPYISRRRWDYFVTNLMGATPPKEYHFKSPQ
- a CDS encoding metal-dependent transcriptional regulator, which produces MSTLAVKAKSGTTPTRTSESIDDYLKAVFTLGGDEQRRIGSSELAVRLHVAPASVTNMLQKLAAERKPMIEYERGRGVRLSLSGRRRALEIVRHHRLIETFLFEILGYPIEDLHDEAEKLEHFISEHFEQRIAAKLGHPDTDPHGHCIPALDGTMPARHGVSCRCGLD
- a CDS encoding DNA polymerase Y family protein: MSAADPFASDHRIPAADDRFSFLHVDLNSFFASVEQQIHPEYRNRPLAVVPTFADTTVAIAASYEAKALGIKTGTRVGDMKKICPDIIMVQGDHSTYAEYSHRIHAAVERVCPVAHIPSIDEVTCQLMGREREPPLARRIALDIKQAIYDDVGDTLRCSIGMAPNRYLAKIASDMQKPDGLIGLLPSQLPRALTHLELRDLPGVGAKTEQMLIRKGITTMPQLLELDREGMHKLWNSVWGDRLYHWLRGHDTGDDGAPLPNEMQKSLGHSHVLGPDHRSPEGSWAIAHKLLHKAAMRLRMEKLATASLGLTIRYQLNRQEAEGRSKVRHHQSGIKHDAWGMEARFPTCQDTLSLLEALQKLWSQQPRGPEFQRPFFVGVTLGRLIPESEQQPTLFADADNRGQLSRTLDKLNLKYGHTTLHFAGMLPARDSAPTRIAFTQIPVQYGVDYM